The proteins below come from a single Arthrobacter sp. zg-Y1171 genomic window:
- a CDS encoding ABC transporter permease, producing MTAVSTAAQARTEAESGAGPTSWRPLLLQLAGIAVAFGLLMLWLTTAELSVTERTTLAPAALWDYTVQHLLLTGVSAVIVLVIAIPLGVLLTRGRMRRVTGPIMALANIGQAAPAIGLLVLLAFWVGFGFRAAIGALVVYALLPVMRNTMVGLQQVDPRIVEAGRGVGMSNAQVLFRLELPLAVPVMLSGVRTALVLLVGTATLATFVNGGGLGILITTGVNLNLTTVLVAGALLVALLALVVDWIGRLVEHVARPKGL from the coding sequence ATGACCGCCGTTTCCACGGCCGCCCAGGCCCGGACCGAAGCCGAAAGCGGCGCCGGCCCGACATCCTGGCGGCCGCTGCTGCTGCAGCTGGCCGGCATCGCGGTGGCCTTCGGGCTCCTGATGCTCTGGCTGACCACCGCCGAGCTCAGCGTCACCGAGCGCACCACCCTGGCCCCTGCAGCACTGTGGGACTACACCGTCCAGCACCTCCTGCTCACCGGGGTGTCCGCGGTGATCGTGCTGGTGATCGCCATCCCGCTGGGCGTGCTGCTCACCCGCGGACGGATGCGCCGGGTCACCGGACCGATCATGGCGCTGGCCAACATCGGCCAGGCGGCGCCGGCCATCGGGCTGCTGGTGCTGCTGGCCTTCTGGGTCGGGTTCGGCTTCCGGGCAGCCATCGGCGCGCTGGTGGTCTACGCCCTGCTGCCGGTCATGCGGAACACCATGGTGGGCCTGCAGCAGGTGGACCCGCGCATCGTGGAGGCCGGCCGCGGCGTCGGCATGAGCAACGCCCAGGTGCTGTTTCGGCTGGAACTGCCGCTCGCGGTGCCCGTGATGCTCTCCGGCGTCCGGACCGCCCTGGTGCTCCTGGTGGGCACCGCCACCCTGGCCACGTTCGTCAACGGCGGCGGGCTAGGGATCCTCATCACTACCGGCGTGAACCTGAACCTGACCACGGTGCTGGTGGCCGGAGCCCTGCTGGTGGCGCTGCTGGCCCTGGTGGTCGACTGGATCGGACGCCTGGTCGAGCACGTTGCCCGGCCGAAGGGACTCTAA
- a CDS encoding ATP-binding cassette domain-containing protein — translation MSETLSPTTGAKATATGILLEDVTKRFPGQDKPAVGGLTMEIPRGSIVMLVGPSGCGKTTTLKMINRLIEPTSGRIILDGEDVTGIDGDQLRRGIGYVIQAGGLFPHMTVAANIAVVPKMLNWDKDRIQARVDELLELVSLDPALYRDRYPKELSGGQQQRVGVARALAADPPVLLMDEPFGAVDPITRQRLQDELLHIQSELHKTIVCVTHDFDEAVKLGDWIAIFDEGAQLVQYDSPERILANPANEFVENFIGSGAGLKQLTLTRVNEVELASPITAVVGDLASDTLSRLQGAGEQNAVLLDERERPIQWLSRRQLSRLDRHTDAVDAKLPVISEHSTLNDALDTMLVSSTGAALVTGPRDRFLGLVTVQTVMEAITAANDAAQQGSSGAPVGLNSGGIRRGTETDAQAAVQDDAGAAAGQGTR, via the coding sequence GTGTCTGAGACTCTTTCCCCAACCACCGGCGCCAAAGCCACCGCCACCGGCATCCTGCTCGAAGACGTCACCAAGCGCTTCCCCGGGCAGGACAAGCCGGCGGTCGGCGGCCTGACCATGGAGATTCCGCGGGGCAGCATCGTGATGCTGGTCGGCCCGTCGGGCTGCGGCAAGACCACCACGCTGAAGATGATCAACCGGCTCATCGAGCCCACCAGCGGACGGATCATCCTCGACGGCGAAGACGTCACCGGGATCGACGGCGACCAGCTGCGCCGCGGGATCGGCTACGTCATCCAGGCCGGCGGGCTCTTTCCGCACATGACCGTGGCGGCGAACATCGCCGTCGTCCCCAAGATGCTCAACTGGGACAAGGACCGCATCCAGGCCCGGGTGGACGAGCTGCTCGAACTGGTCTCCCTGGATCCGGCCCTGTACCGGGACCGGTACCCGAAGGAGCTGTCCGGCGGGCAGCAGCAGCGCGTGGGGGTGGCCCGTGCGCTGGCCGCCGATCCGCCCGTGCTGCTCATGGATGAACCGTTCGGCGCCGTGGACCCGATCACCCGCCAGCGGCTGCAGGACGAACTGCTGCACATCCAGTCCGAGCTGCACAAGACCATCGTCTGCGTCACCCATGACTTCGACGAAGCGGTGAAGCTGGGGGACTGGATCGCCATCTTCGACGAGGGCGCCCAGCTGGTCCAGTACGACTCCCCGGAACGGATCCTGGCCAACCCCGCCAACGAGTTCGTGGAGAACTTCATCGGCTCCGGCGCGGGCCTGAAGCAGCTCACCCTGACCCGCGTGAACGAGGTGGAGCTGGCGTCCCCGATTACGGCCGTCGTCGGCGACCTTGCCAGCGACACGCTCTCCCGCCTGCAGGGCGCCGGCGAGCAGAACGCCGTGTTGCTGGACGAACGGGAGCGGCCCATCCAGTGGCTCTCCCGCCGCCAGCTCAGCCGCCTGGACCGGCACACGGACGCCGTTGATGCCAAGCTTCCGGTGATCAGCGAGCATTCCACGCTCAATGACGCGCTGGACACCATGCTGGTCTCCAGCACGGGCGCCGCCCTGGTGACGGGTCCGCGGGACCGGTTCCTCGGCCTGGTCACCGTCCAGACGGTGATGGAAGCGATCACGGCAGCGAACGACGCCGCGCAGCAGGGCTCCTCCGGCGCACCGGTGGGCCTCAACAGCGGCGGCATCCGACGCGGCACAGAGACAGACGCGCAGGCGGCGGTGCAGGACGACGCCGGTGCTGCCGCCGGCCAGGGCACCCGATGA
- a CDS encoding ABC transporter permease, protein MWEFVADRYQQILFAGWQHFSLVVQCLILATVIAVVIAALVYRNKTLSGVANGVSAVGLTLPSFALIGLLIAPFGFGAVPAVIVVAFYATLPILRNAVVGLAGISPTVVESARGVGMSRLRTLLRIELPLAWPVILAGVRVSAQMVMGIAAIAAYALGPGLGGFIFTGLSRLGGANSLESVVVGVVGVILLALILDLLLVGLGRLTTPRGIRV, encoded by the coding sequence GTGTGGGAATTCGTGGCGGACCGGTATCAGCAGATCCTGTTCGCCGGATGGCAGCACTTCAGCCTAGTTGTCCAGTGCCTGATCCTGGCCACGGTCATTGCCGTGGTTATTGCGGCCCTGGTTTACCGCAATAAGACCCTCAGCGGAGTGGCCAACGGCGTCTCCGCGGTGGGCCTGACGTTGCCGTCCTTCGCCCTGATCGGCCTGCTGATCGCACCCTTCGGGTTCGGTGCCGTGCCGGCCGTGATCGTGGTGGCGTTCTATGCCACCCTGCCCATCCTGCGCAACGCGGTGGTGGGCCTGGCCGGGATTTCCCCGACCGTTGTTGAATCCGCCCGCGGTGTCGGCATGAGCCGGCTGCGCACGCTGCTGCGCATCGAACTGCCGCTGGCCTGGCCGGTCATCCTTGCCGGCGTGCGCGTGTCCGCCCAGATGGTGATGGGTATTGCCGCCATCGCGGCCTACGCCCTCGGCCCGGGACTCGGCGGCTTCATCTTCACCGGCCTGTCCCGCCTGGGCGGGGCCAACTCCCTCGAGTCCGTGGTGGTCGGCGTCGTCGGCGTCATCCTGCTGGCCCTGATCCTTGACCTTCTCCTGGTCGGCCTCGGCCGGCTCACAACCCCGCGAGGTATCCGTGTCTGA
- a CDS encoding DUF6308 family protein has translation MHIPEILTEEQTDNAVTLLSNYYTQLGSKGRVRTGARFDTWAGGGDAPDVVNTITADDMLAASFLSVPFEPTAVIGILDERRVDVAALLSKIPFDLDLADLQDGDFEAVLGAGSPAWQLWDILRGNDLDEKEKWGIGPTRASKLMARKRPRLIPIWDSVVQEQTESKGSLTQWKDWYAALTKDGGVLALHLDEIQRRAELPHPVSRLRAMDVVLWMRGRQAV, from the coding sequence GTGCACATTCCGGAAATACTCACTGAGGAACAGACCGACAATGCAGTCACGCTGCTCAGCAACTACTACACCCAGCTCGGTTCCAAGGGGCGGGTCCGCACCGGGGCGCGGTTCGACACCTGGGCCGGAGGTGGAGACGCACCCGACGTCGTGAACACCATCACGGCCGATGACATGCTCGCCGCCTCGTTCCTCTCCGTTCCGTTCGAGCCAACGGCGGTCATCGGCATCCTGGACGAGCGGCGTGTAGACGTGGCGGCACTGCTGAGTAAGATCCCTTTCGATCTGGACCTTGCCGATCTCCAAGACGGCGATTTCGAAGCTGTCCTTGGCGCAGGAAGCCCAGCTTGGCAGCTCTGGGACATTCTCCGCGGCAATGATCTGGATGAGAAGGAAAAGTGGGGGATTGGCCCAACCCGAGCGAGCAAGCTGATGGCCCGCAAGCGTCCCCGCCTGATTCCGATCTGGGATTCAGTGGTTCAGGAGCAGACCGAATCGAAGGGCTCCCTGACCCAGTGGAAGGATTGGTATGCGGCGCTTACGAAGGACGGCGGCGTACTCGCCCTCCACCTCGATGAAATCCAGCGCCGCGCAGAGCTCCCACATCCCGTTTCCCGGCTCCGCGCCATGGATGTGGTGCTGTGGATGCGCGGCAGGCAAGCGGTCTAG
- a CDS encoding M20 family metallopeptidase has translation MFVQEAQAILPDLVALRRELHLDPETGINLPRTQEKVLAALEGLDLEITLGVKTTSVVAVLRGAEPGPTVLLRGDMDALPVSELTDLDYASTNGSMHACGHDLHVAGLVGAARLLCAQQQDLSGNVIFMFQPGEEGHDGASLMLDEGVLDAAGDRPVAAYGIHVRPGPLGVFRTKPGTLMAGANELRITVKGSGGHSSQPQTAIDPVPALTEIATALQTMATRRFSAFDPIVLTVTQLSAGEAINVIPDTASLGASVRTLSEESLDRVIVESKALAEGIAAAHGCSAEVDFTIRYPVTCNDPDRTREAVTGLREIFGEDRVLESRDPLMGSEDFSLVLNEVPGTFIFLGATPPAVNPVTAAWNHSPRVVFDDSVLGDQAAALAQLAYNRLT, from the coding sequence ATGTTTGTACAGGAAGCACAGGCGATCCTGCCTGATCTGGTGGCCCTGCGGCGGGAGCTGCACCTGGATCCGGAGACCGGGATCAACCTGCCCCGGACGCAGGAAAAGGTCCTCGCCGCCCTCGAAGGGCTGGACCTGGAAATCACCCTGGGGGTGAAGACCACCTCCGTGGTCGCCGTGCTGCGCGGCGCCGAGCCCGGTCCGACCGTCCTGCTGCGCGGGGACATGGACGCGCTGCCGGTGAGCGAACTGACCGATCTGGACTATGCCTCCACCAACGGATCCATGCATGCCTGCGGGCATGACCTGCACGTCGCGGGCCTGGTGGGGGCCGCCCGGCTGCTCTGCGCCCAGCAGCAGGACCTCTCCGGCAACGTGATCTTTATGTTCCAGCCGGGGGAGGAGGGCCACGACGGTGCAAGTCTGATGCTCGACGAGGGGGTGCTCGACGCCGCCGGGGATCGTCCCGTAGCCGCCTACGGCATCCACGTCCGGCCCGGACCGCTGGGAGTCTTCCGCACCAAGCCCGGCACGCTGATGGCCGGCGCGAATGAACTGAGAATCACCGTGAAGGGCTCCGGCGGGCACAGCTCCCAGCCGCAGACAGCCATTGATCCGGTGCCCGCGCTGACCGAAATCGCCACGGCGCTGCAGACCATGGCCACGCGCCGGTTTTCCGCCTTCGACCCGATCGTGCTCACCGTGACCCAGCTTTCCGCCGGCGAGGCAATCAACGTCATTCCCGATACCGCCAGCCTCGGCGCCTCGGTCCGCACCCTCTCGGAGGAATCCCTGGACCGGGTGATCGTGGAGTCCAAGGCGCTCGCCGAGGGCATTGCCGCCGCGCACGGCTGCAGCGCGGAGGTGGACTTCACCATCCGCTACCCCGTTACCTGCAACGATCCGGACCGGACGCGGGAAGCCGTCACCGGCCTGCGGGAGATCTTCGGCGAGGACCGGGTGCTGGAATCCCGTGACCCGCTGATGGGATCGGAGGACTTCTCCCTGGTGCTCAACGAGGTCCCCGGGACCTTCATCTTCCTCGGTGCGACGCCGCCGGCGGTCAATCCGGTCACCGCTGCCTGGAACCATTCACCGCGCGTGGTCTTTGACGACTCGGTGCTGGGGGACCAGGCCGCCGCTCTGGCGCAGCTGGCATACAACCGGCTGACTTGA
- a CDS encoding sensor histidine kinase → MIETMAFDTADAGPARNARTRPGWLARLPWRTGEDWERPGPTRTQQRHDVIGTIILLLVSALVMEVSRGIGALAGETGPIWFQHLALALIILPLVVRRRYPVAVMLICSAVFLGLGLLVPMVATQTSFQAAYFASLYTAVAWAKDRRILWLGTTVVIAVMALWVILSFTVSSAYDGMLERIMEGDDSYRGFLPPLASLALYNLAINAAFFGGAIMFGMSAWRSAHQRELLVKQSAQLELQATELARQAVLDERLRIARELHDVVAHHIAVIGVQAGAARRVLEKKPEATAGALQTIEASSREAVEQMRSLLGVLRAGEEPGSESDGGARRTPEPGLADLPALVAEHEQLGLSVSYHRSEDVPGSLDRVPAPLGLSIYRTVQESLANVRRHSTAGSAVVALRTGTTGTGKSWVEVETVDNGRPRTGSTAGSGFGIRGIRERADLHGGTTEIGPRSGGGWRVRVRFPLH, encoded by the coding sequence ATGATCGAGACCATGGCCTTCGACACGGCCGACGCCGGCCCGGCACGGAACGCACGGACCCGGCCCGGCTGGCTCGCCCGGCTCCCCTGGCGCACCGGGGAGGACTGGGAACGCCCGGGACCCACCCGCACGCAGCAGCGCCACGACGTCATCGGAACGATCATCCTGCTGCTGGTCTCCGCGCTCGTTATGGAGGTGAGCCGCGGCATCGGTGCCCTGGCCGGGGAAACCGGGCCCATCTGGTTCCAGCATCTGGCGCTGGCCCTGATCATCCTGCCCCTGGTGGTGCGCCGACGATACCCGGTGGCCGTCATGCTGATCTGCAGCGCCGTGTTCCTGGGCCTGGGGCTGCTGGTGCCCATGGTCGCCACACAGACGAGCTTCCAGGCGGCCTATTTCGCCTCGCTCTACACCGCCGTGGCCTGGGCGAAGGACCGCCGGATACTCTGGCTCGGCACCACCGTGGTTATTGCCGTGATGGCACTGTGGGTGATCCTTTCCTTCACCGTCTCCTCCGCTTATGACGGCATGCTGGAACGGATCATGGAGGGCGATGACTCCTACCGCGGTTTCCTGCCGCCGCTGGCGTCCCTGGCCCTCTACAACCTGGCAATCAACGCCGCCTTCTTCGGCGGGGCCATCATGTTCGGCATGAGTGCCTGGCGCAGTGCGCACCAGCGCGAACTGCTGGTCAAACAGTCCGCCCAGCTGGAACTCCAGGCGACGGAACTGGCCCGGCAGGCGGTGCTGGATGAACGGCTGCGCATCGCCCGGGAGCTGCACGACGTCGTCGCGCACCACATCGCGGTGATCGGCGTCCAGGCCGGCGCGGCCCGGCGGGTGCTGGAGAAGAAACCCGAGGCCACCGCGGGCGCCCTGCAGACCATCGAAGCCTCCTCCCGCGAAGCAGTGGAACAGATGCGGTCCCTGCTGGGCGTACTCCGCGCTGGTGAGGAACCGGGGTCGGAGTCCGACGGCGGCGCGCGGCGCACCCCGGAGCCCGGCCTGGCGGACCTCCCGGCCCTGGTGGCGGAGCACGAGCAGTTGGGCCTGTCCGTGTCATATCACCGGTCCGAAGATGTACCCGGCTCGCTGGACCGGGTCCCCGCACCGCTGGGCCTCTCGATTTACCGCACCGTCCAGGAGTCCCTCGCCAACGTCCGCCGGCACTCCACCGCAGGCTCCGCCGTCGTCGCCCTCCGCACGGGCACCACGGGGACCGGCAAGAGCTGGGTGGAGGTGGAGACCGTGGACAACGGCAGGCCGCGCACCGGCAGCACCGCCGGCTCCGGGTTCGGCATCCGGGGCATCCGGGAACGGGCAGACCTGCACGGCGGCACCACCGAAATCGGACCGCGGTCCGGCGGCGGCTGGCGCGTCCGGGTCCGGTTTCCGCTCCATTGA
- a CDS encoding response regulator transcription factor has protein sequence MEPIRVLLADDQALLRAGFAMMLSVEDEIEVVGQAANGAEAVAFAAAHPVDIILMDVQMPVLDGIRATEQVVQAGTAKVIILTTFERDDYLFDAISAGASGFLLKNSDPDDLVAAVHAVAGGHALLAPEMTVRVIERFARQLHAEAAGAAALPTGHPTAAPATAVGTRPPSGSAQQQKLLDSLTSREREVLVNVAAGRSNAEIAAGMFVAEATVKTHVSNLLGKIQVRDRVQAVVFAYESGLILPGDKPAAG, from the coding sequence ATGGAACCGATCCGGGTCCTGCTGGCTGATGACCAGGCCCTGCTGCGGGCAGGCTTTGCCATGATGCTCTCCGTGGAGGACGAAATCGAGGTGGTGGGCCAGGCCGCCAACGGCGCCGAGGCGGTGGCATTTGCTGCGGCACACCCCGTGGACATCATCCTCATGGACGTGCAGATGCCGGTCCTGGACGGGATCCGGGCCACCGAGCAGGTAGTGCAGGCCGGCACCGCGAAGGTCATCATCCTCACCACCTTTGAACGCGACGACTACCTTTTTGATGCCATCAGCGCCGGCGCCAGCGGCTTCCTGCTGAAGAACTCCGATCCGGATGACCTGGTGGCGGCGGTGCATGCCGTCGCCGGCGGACACGCCCTGCTGGCACCGGAAATGACGGTGCGGGTCATCGAACGCTTCGCCCGGCAGCTGCATGCCGAGGCCGCCGGTGCCGCTGCCCTGCCAACCGGCCACCCAACCGCTGCCCCGGCCACCGCCGTCGGAACCCGCCCGCCCTCGGGGTCCGCCCAGCAGCAGAAACTGCTGGACTCGCTGACCTCCCGCGAGCGCGAAGTGCTCGTGAACGTTGCCGCGGGCCGGAGCAATGCCGAGATCGCCGCGGGGATGTTCGTGGCCGAGGCGACCGTCAAGACCCATGTCTCCAACCTGCTGGGCAAGATTCAGGTCCGGGACCGGGTGCAGGCAGTGGTGTTCGCCTACGAGTCCGGCCTCATCCTCCCGGGGGACAAGCCGGCCGCCGGCTGA
- a CDS encoding ABC transporter ATP-binding protein, translated as MLQVRNLTRRFGDKTAVDDVTFDIPSGRMTGFVGANGAGKTTTMRMVMGVLTATSGEVLLDGSPVTAAQRAQFGYMPEERGLYPKQPIIDQLVYLGQLHRMSQSSARREAMELLDRFNLADRSKDKLESLSLGNQQRVQIAASLLHRPTALILDEPFSGLDPVAVDSMVELLRERTAAGVPVLFSSHQLDLVDRLCDNLVVLQGGRLMAAGTGDELRATAPRRHRITVSPDAGWLREETGLTVIDVAGPSALVEFDDDAHAQRTLAAALSRGTVQEFAPIRPSLSDIYREVTA; from the coding sequence ATGCTGCAGGTCCGCAATCTCACCCGACGCTTCGGGGACAAAACCGCCGTCGACGACGTCACGTTCGACATTCCGTCCGGCCGCATGACCGGCTTCGTGGGTGCAAACGGCGCCGGCAAGACCACCACCATGCGTATGGTCATGGGAGTCCTGACCGCCACGTCCGGCGAAGTGCTGCTGGACGGGTCCCCCGTGACCGCCGCCCAGCGCGCCCAGTTCGGGTACATGCCCGAAGAACGCGGCCTCTACCCCAAGCAGCCCATCATCGACCAGCTGGTCTACCTCGGCCAGCTGCACCGGATGAGTCAGTCCTCTGCCCGCCGCGAGGCAATGGAACTGCTGGACCGGTTTAACCTGGCCGACCGGAGCAAGGACAAGCTCGAATCGCTCTCCCTGGGCAACCAGCAGCGCGTGCAGATCGCCGCCTCGCTGCTGCACCGGCCCACCGCCCTGATCCTGGACGAGCCGTTCTCCGGGCTGGACCCCGTCGCCGTCGACTCCATGGTGGAGCTGCTGCGCGAACGCACCGCCGCCGGCGTGCCGGTCCTGTTCTCCAGCCACCAGCTGGACCTGGTGGACCGGCTCTGCGACAACCTGGTGGTCCTGCAGGGCGGCCGCCTCATGGCCGCCGGCACCGGCGACGAGCTGCGCGCCACGGCACCCCGCCGGCACCGCATCACGGTCTCTCCCGACGCCGGCTGGCTGCGCGAGGAAACCGGGCTCACCGTCATCGACGTCGCCGGCCCCTCCGCACTCGTGGAGTTCGACGACGACGCCCATGCCCAGCGCACCCTGGCCGCCGCCCTCTCCCGCGGCACGGTACAGGAATTTGCCCCCATCCGTCCGTCCCTGAGCGACATCTACCGTGAGGTGACAGCATGA
- a CDS encoding ABC transporter permease, translating into MSTATRTPVAKPGQAPETPDNTPAWAIVTLREVMVKMRDRTYLLSTLVTLLLIVGGVLFNAYMSSRGSDHTVAVADSAAAEIISAADAAGQEGDGNTSFEAVTADSPEAALQLVREEEADAALIQAENGSWTLTGKDEIGSGIRGPVSEALTSYVLSANAAAAGTTAAELTAGSELEEALLEGNAEQAGIAAVVGFAFSFLFYMATIIFGMAIATSVLEEKQNRVVEILATAIPIRQLLYGKVIGNTVLAVVQLALYGGAALLALNLTGTADMVGSIIPVSGWFLVFFLVGFLILAAGWAMLGAMASRSEDLNSSSTPVMAIIFAALFAGMFAKGQLLVIASFVPVISSVAMPVRMLSSEVPLWQTFASLAIALAAAYALLGFGAKIYRRAVLQSGGSLTLRKAMKLEQ; encoded by the coding sequence ATGAGCACCGCAACCCGAACCCCCGTGGCCAAGCCCGGGCAAGCTCCGGAAACCCCTGACAACACGCCCGCCTGGGCCATCGTGACGCTGCGCGAAGTCATGGTCAAGATGCGCGACCGTACCTACCTGCTCTCCACGCTGGTGACCCTGCTGCTGATCGTGGGCGGTGTCCTCTTCAACGCCTACATGTCCTCGCGCGGTTCGGACCATACGGTGGCCGTGGCAGATTCCGCCGCCGCCGAAATCATCTCCGCTGCGGATGCCGCCGGACAGGAAGGCGACGGGAACACCTCCTTCGAAGCCGTAACGGCAGACTCCCCCGAGGCTGCCCTGCAGCTGGTCCGCGAGGAGGAGGCCGATGCCGCACTGATCCAAGCGGAGAACGGCAGCTGGACCCTGACCGGAAAGGACGAGATCGGTTCCGGGATCCGCGGGCCGGTCTCCGAGGCCCTGACAAGCTATGTCCTCAGCGCCAACGCCGCAGCGGCCGGCACGACGGCGGCGGAACTGACCGCCGGCAGCGAGCTGGAAGAAGCGCTGCTGGAAGGCAACGCCGAGCAGGCCGGAATCGCCGCCGTCGTCGGCTTCGCGTTCAGCTTCCTCTTCTACATGGCCACCATCATTTTCGGCATGGCGATTGCCACCTCCGTGCTGGAGGAGAAGCAGAACCGGGTGGTGGAAATCCTGGCTACCGCCATTCCCATCCGCCAGCTCCTTTACGGCAAGGTGATCGGCAACACCGTCCTGGCCGTGGTTCAGCTGGCACTGTACGGCGGGGCAGCCCTGCTGGCGCTGAACCTGACCGGAACGGCGGACATGGTGGGCTCCATCATTCCGGTGTCCGGCTGGTTCCTGGTCTTCTTCCTCGTCGGGTTCCTGATCCTGGCCGCCGGCTGGGCAATGCTCGGGGCCATGGCCAGCCGGTCCGAGGACCTGAACAGCAGTTCCACCCCGGTCATGGCAATCATCTTCGCCGCCCTGTTTGCCGGGATGTTTGCCAAGGGCCAGCTGCTGGTCATCGCCTCGTTCGTGCCGGTGATTTCCTCCGTGGCGATGCCCGTGCGGATGCTCAGCTCGGAGGTGCCGCTGTGGCAGACCTTCGCCTCGCTGGCCATTGCGCTGGCCGCGGCCTACGCGCTGCTGGGCTTTGGCGCCAAGATCTACCGGCGGGCCGTCCTGCAGAGCGGCGGCTCGCTGACGCTGCGCAAGGCCATGAAGCTGGAGCAGTAG
- a CDS encoding long-chain fatty acid--CoA ligase: MENQGLGSWIHRRRLKSAGRTALVFQGRNISYTELDERINRLAQALRASGVDHGSRVAFLGDNHPAFLETFFAAGTLGAVFVPLNTRLAPPEIQFALQDSGSSVLVYTGALARLAQLGSAGTAVAVRLEVADGAAPADGNAADEAGGESVSDFDAVIAAASPDRLDLPVAGDDGAMILYTSGTTGRPKGALLSHANLAWNCYNVLVDYDVSGTEVALMISPMFHVASLDMGVLPVLLKGGTVVLETRFEPGRTLAAIEQYAATYISGVPTTYQMLCEHPDWDKRDISSLTTITCGGSAVPLRVLEAYEARGLSFSNGYGMTETAPGATALPAARSREKAGSAGLPHFFTDVRITGPDGGVLPAGEVGEIQISGPNVIRSYWNRPDATAEAYADDAWFRSGDMGYFDDDGYLFISDRLKDMIISGGENIYPAEVEQVIAELEAVAAVAVIGVPDSRWGEVPRAVISLREGYALTAEEVQEHLFGRLARYKVPRTVTMVEDFPRTASGKIRKAELRRQYPD; this comes from the coding sequence ATGGAGAATCAGGGGCTGGGATCGTGGATACACCGCCGGCGCCTGAAGTCCGCCGGCCGCACGGCACTGGTCTTCCAGGGCCGGAACATCAGCTACACGGAGCTGGACGAGCGGATCAACCGGCTGGCACAGGCACTGCGTGCCTCCGGTGTGGACCACGGCTCCCGGGTGGCTTTCCTCGGGGATAACCATCCCGCATTCCTGGAGACGTTTTTTGCGGCCGGAACGCTGGGCGCCGTCTTCGTTCCGTTGAACACCCGGCTGGCGCCGCCCGAAATCCAGTTTGCGCTGCAGGATTCGGGCAGCTCGGTACTGGTGTACACCGGTGCGCTCGCCCGGCTGGCGCAGCTGGGGTCGGCCGGCACCGCGGTGGCGGTGCGGCTGGAAGTGGCCGACGGCGCCGCGCCGGCCGACGGTAACGCAGCGGACGAGGCGGGCGGAGAAAGTGTGTCCGACTTCGACGCCGTGATCGCCGCGGCGTCGCCGGACCGGCTGGACCTGCCGGTCGCGGGAGACGACGGGGCGATGATCCTCTACACCTCCGGCACCACCGGCCGGCCCAAAGGCGCCCTGCTCTCCCACGCGAACCTGGCCTGGAACTGCTACAACGTGCTGGTCGACTACGACGTGTCCGGGACGGAGGTCGCGCTGATGATCTCCCCGATGTTCCACGTCGCATCCCTGGACATGGGCGTGCTGCCGGTGCTCCTCAAGGGCGGCACCGTGGTGCTGGAAACCCGGTTCGAACCGGGCCGCACACTTGCCGCGATTGAACAGTATGCAGCCACCTACATCAGCGGCGTGCCCACCACCTACCAGATGCTGTGCGAGCATCCGGACTGGGACAAGCGGGACATCAGCTCGCTGACCACCATCACCTGCGGCGGATCCGCAGTGCCGCTCCGGGTCCTGGAGGCCTATGAAGCCCGCGGCCTGTCCTTCTCCAACGGTTACGGAATGACTGAAACGGCCCCGGGCGCCACGGCGCTTCCGGCCGCCCGATCGAGGGAAAAGGCCGGTTCCGCCGGATTGCCGCACTTCTTCACCGACGTTCGGATCACGGGTCCGGACGGCGGGGTGCTCCCGGCGGGAGAGGTGGGGGAGATCCAGATTTCCGGACCCAACGTCATCCGCTCCTATTGGAACCGGCCCGACGCCACCGCGGAAGCCTATGCCGACGACGCATGGTTCCGGTCAGGGGACATGGGCTATTTCGACGACGACGGGTACCTGTTCATCTCCGACCGGCTGAAGGACATGATCATTTCCGGCGGGGAGAATATTTATCCGGCCGAGGTCGAGCAGGTTATTGCGGAGCTGGAGGCCGTGGCTGCCGTTGCCGTGATCGGGGTGCCGGACAGCAGATGGGGCGAAGTGCCCCGCGCGGTCATCAGCCTGCGGGAGGGATACGCGCTGACGGCCGAGGAAGTGCAGGAACACCTCTTCGGCCGCCTGGCCCGGTACAAAGTGCCGCGCACGGTGACGATGGTCGAGGACTTTCCCCGAACGGCGAGCGGAAAGATCCGCAAAGCCGAACTGCGCCGGCAATATCCGGACTGA